AGCAGCACACGCGGCCCGTGCCCGATAACGCGGTAGTGCAGCTTTGATCTATCTTTTAAAAGGGAAGGCAAACGATTAATTATGAATGATGAATTACGAATTAGGAATGGGGGAAAGTGTGGATGATCAGCAAGTAGCTGCTATACTTAAGAATATCCCAATTCTTGACTTTCTAACCCTTTAACATTATAACTTCGAAACTCCGCCGGATACGATGAACTTCATCACTTCGCTGCTGGGCAGGTCGAGGTAGGTGACGTTGCGCATGGGCACCAGGAACAGTTCGCCGGAGAAGTTGTAGGAGTGCGGAAAGTACACGGCCACCTTGTCCTCCACGTTCAGTTGCAGCAGCTCCTCCTGCGTCACGAAGCCCATCTTGTAGTTTTCCGAGTCCTCTGTCATTTTCACCAGCACCGGCTTGTTGAACTTCTGGTTGTCGCCCACAAAGGCATCAAACAGATCTTTTATGCTGGAGTAGATAATGCTCACGAGCGGCACCTTGTGCAGCAGCCGCTCCATGATCACCAGGAAAGGCTTTACAAAGAACGAGGACCCGATAAAACCCACGATGGTTAGCAGCACCACCATCAGCAGGATGCCCAGACCAGGTATGCCGAGGTCAAAAAGGCTGTCCATCCAATCGATAATGCCCACCACAATGAACACCGTAATGGCGATGGGTGCAATAATCAGGAGTCCGTTTAAGAAGTAGCGGAAGAGGTTCTTCATGTTTTTGGGTGCAAAAAAATAGGCCTTGCCGAAGCAAGGCCTAAATTAGTTAAAAGCTTTTATAGTATAACGCTCCTATTTATACTTGCTCAGGCTCCAGCGCATTTATACTGGTGGCCACCTGCTCCATTAACCACATGGGCGTAGATGTGGCGCCGCACACACCCACGGTTTGCGCATCGGCAAACCACTCTTCCTGCAATTCCTCCTCGCTTTCGATGAAATAGCTGTTGGGGTTGTGGTGCTTGCAAACGCCGTACAGGGCCTTGCCGTTCGAACTCTTGCGGCCGCTCACAAACACGATCACATCATGCTCAGTAGAGAATTTCGCCAGCTGCGGCTCGCGGTTCGATACCTGCCGGCAAATGCTGTCGTTGGCGTTCAGGTTAGGCACCGCGGTACTGTCTTGGTTTGCCTGCTGCAGCCGCTCCTCAATAAGTGATTTGATGTGGTAGAAGCCTTTTGTGGATTTAGTTGTCTGGCTGAATAGCGTCACCGGTCGGGTGAAGTCTATCTTCTCCAGGTCTTCCTCTGTTGTTACGATGATAGCTTCGTCGCGTGTCTGGCCAGCCAAACCAATCACCTCGGCATGCCCTACCTGGCCGTAAATCACCACCTGGGCATTGTCCGGCTTGCCTGCGTCAAACGCGTGCTTTACGCGGTTCTGCAGTTTCAGCACCACCGGGCATGAAGCGTCGATCAGCTCGATGTTGTTTTCGAGGGCCAGTTGGTACGTTTCAGGCGGCTCGCCATGAGCCCGTATCAGCACTTTGCAGTCGCGCAGTTCCTTGAGTTGCTCCCGGTCTATGATGCGAAGGCCCTTCTCGTACAGGCGCTTCACCTCCATACCGTTGTGCACAATATCGCCGAGGCAGTAAAGCTCCTCACAATGCTCCATTTCGTCTTCCGCCATCTGGATGGCAAACTCAACGCCGAAGCAATAGCCGGAGTTCTTATCTATTGTTACGTTCATTTGTCTAGCGTCATTTCTGTTGCTCTGCACATTCTTTATTCAGGAGATGCGCTGTTACATGCTCCAGCACAAACTCCACCTGCTCGTCTATAGTCATGTGGGTGGTGTCCAGCAACACGGCGTCTTCGGCCCGCCGCAACGGGCTTTCGGCCCTGGTAGAGTCGATCCGGTCGCGCTTCTGCAGATTTTCCTTTATCTCGTCCAGGTTCACCAACTGGTTTTTCTCCAGCAGCTCCACCTGCCGGCGCTTGGCGCGCATGTCCACGTCGGCGGTCATAAAAATCTTCACCTCCGCATCCGGGAACACAGCCGTGCCAATGTCGCGGCCATCCATCACCACACCGCGCTTGCGGCCCATGCGCTGCTGCTCCGCCACCATGGCGTGCCGCACCTCTGCTATCACACTCACCTCACTTACCTGGTTGGAGATGTACATTTTCCGTATCTCATCTTCAACGTTCAGGCCATTCAGGTACACTTCGTTACGTTTCTTTTTAGGATTGTAGTGAAACTCTACCTCAATATTTTTTAGCGCCTCTTTAATCTCTTTTGGATTGGTGCGGGAAACGTGGTTCTGCAGGAAGTAGAGTGTAACCGCCCGGTACATGGCGCCGGTATCAATGTAGGCATAGTTAAGTTCGGCTGCTACGAGCTTGGCCGTGGTGCTTTTGCCGCATGAGGAGTACCCATCAAGCGCGATTACAATTTTCTTCATTTTTGGGTGGTCAGGCACGGGAAATTAGTTTGAGTCGCAGGGGCAGGGCTGGTTGCCGCTCCTGCTTTTCTTCATGTACTTAGCCGTTTTTTTCTGCTGCGGCGTTTTATTTGAACAGCCCGACAGGGTGCCGGTGGCCAGGAAGCCCGCCAATAGAATGTATGAAATTATCTTTCTCAAAACGACTGAATTTAACGCAAATATAAAGTAATTTAACTTTTTAAGCCCATACACGGGCAATTTATCAGCACAAACACCTTGTATTATGCACAACGATTTTTCCGTCTCCGGACATATAATTGACATCCATAACAGTGAAATTTACCAAGGCACCGTCCATGTTTCAAACGGGCGCATTTCTAAAATAGTTCGTGAGGCCAACAGCGGCACAAATTATATTCTACCCGGATTTGTGGATGCCCACGTGCACGTGGAAAGCTCCATGTTGGTGCCCAGTGAGTTCGCCCGGCTGGCGGTGCCGCACGGTACGGTAGCCACTGTTTCGGACCCGCATGAGATCGGGAACGTACTCGGCGTAAAGGGTGTGGAGTACATGGTGGAGAACGGGAAAAAAGTACCATTCAAGTTCTATTTCGGAGCTCCGTCCTGTGTGCCGGCCACTCCTTTCGAGACGGCCGGTGCCGAGATCACGGCTGCCGACATCGAAACGCTTTTCCAGCGCGACGAGATAAAGTACCTGGCCGAGATGATGAACTGGCCCGGCGTGCTGAACCGCGACCCGGACGTGATGGAGAAAATTGAGCTGGCCAAAAAGTGTGGCAAAGCCGTGGACGGGCACGCGCCCGGCCTGATGGGCGAGCAGGCCAAACTGTACGCCTCCGCCGGCATCACCACCGACCACGAGTGCTTCACGGCAGAAGAGGCACTGGACAAACTGGACGCAGGCATGAAAATTCTGATCCGGGAAGGCAGCGCGGCCAAGAACTTCGAGGCGCTTATTGAACTGTTGCCGGAGCATTATCAAAACATCATGTTCTGCTCCGACGACAAGCACCCCGACAACCTGGTGGAGGGCCACATCAACCTGCTGGTGAAGCGCGCGCTGGCCAAAGGCAACGACCTGTTCCATGTGCTGCAGGCGGCTTGTGTAAACCCGGTAACGCACTATAAACTGGAGGTGGGCTTGCTGCGCGAAGGTGAGGCGGCTGACTTTATACTTGTGGACAATCCGAAAGACTTTAACGTGCAGGCAACTTACATCAACGGGGCGCTGGTGGCCGAGCAGGGCAAGTCGAAAATTGCGTACACGCCAAGCGAGGAGATCAACAACTTCGAAACGGATATAAAAGTAGAAGCCCAGTTTGAGGTGGCCCTGGGCGATGCCAGCAGGATCAGGGTGATAGAGGCGTACGACGGACAGTTGATCACGAAAGAAGTATGGGCAACGCCAAAAGTAGACAACGGCTTCATTATCTCTGATGTGGCCCAGGACGTGCTGAAAATAGCCGTCGTGAATCGCTATGAGAACAGCATCCCAGCCGTGGCCTTTATTAAAAACGTAGGTCTTAAGGAAGGAGCCATCGCCTCTTCCGTAGGCCACGACTCCCATAACATTGTGGCCGTGGGCGTGGATGATGCAAGTATAACGCGTGCCGTAAACCTGATCATCGAGGCCAAGGGCGGCGTGGCTGCTGTGGCCGGCGAGAAAGAGCAGTTGCTTCCCCTGCCGGTGGCAGGCATTATGTCAGCGCAGGATGGCTACAAAGTGGCCGAAGCATACTCGGCTATCGACCGGATGAGCAAAGAAATGGGCAGCACACTCGCCTCTCCGTTCATGACGCTCTCGTTCATGGCGCTGCTCGTAATCCCATCGCTCAAGCTAAGCGACAAAGGACTTTTTAACGGGGATGTGTTTGAATTTGTGCCTGTGGCAGAGTAAGTATAAAGTATAAGTATCGCTTAAAAGCAGCGAGGCAGCCCCTACTTTGGAGCTGCCTCGCTGCTTTTTATTTTCGGGATGTTACTTCGTGTTTTCTTCCTGCGTTTTAAAGTGCTGGTTAAGCAGTGCCGTTACCTTTTCGGCCGTCAGCGGTTTGGTGAGGTACTCGGCATTATACTTTTTGGAGTTGGCTGTGTCCTGCGGATGGGTGGAGGTGGTCAGTACCGCCATCACAATCCGCTCCCTGAAACTAGCGTCCAACCGTTCGTACAGATCCAGCAGTTCGAAGCCATCCATCACCGGCATGTTGATGTCCAGGAAAATAAGCTCCGGCAGGAAATAATTACTGCTCTCCTCCTCGTAGTTGTTGTTGCTAACGTTGTATAGGTAGTCAAATGCCTGTTTGCCGTTCACAAATGTCCTGATGTTATCCGTAACCTCCATTCTGTCCAGCAGCCGCTGGTTAAGGAAGTTAGTGGTGTCATCGTCATCTATAAGCAGAACGCCAGAAAGTTTTCTCATGGTGCTATTGTCACGCATAGTAAGCGAGGTAGTATGCAATATCAGCAGCAGCGGCAAAAAATCAAACCCTAAAGGGAATAATTAGCTGATACAACACACAAAAGTATACAATCTAATCTTAACCAAGGACATAAACAGTATGCTCTTCTCGCCACCGGCAGGTGAGTGCCCGGTGTTGATTTTATCAAGAAACAGACCCTACTTCAAACCTCCGAAATCGGTTGTTGTTACCATTGGCCTAAAAATCGGGAGCCATTGGCGTAAGCCACTTACCCTTATACTACTACTTTGGCACGATGTTACCTTGCAAATGAAGAAGATTAGTGGTATAACAACAGAAAACCCAGCCTGTTTAGACTGGGTTTTCTGCATTCTTTATACTTTGTGAAATGTTAATCTATATAGCCTTGCTGGCGCATCCACTCATCGTTGTAGATCTTAGCCAGATAACGGGTACCGTGGTCTGGCAACAGCACTACCACCACATCGTCTTCCGTCAGATTCTGCTGCTTGATATACTCCAGCGCACCATAGACCGCTGATCCGCAGGACCATCCCACAAAAAGCCCTTCCTCTTTGGCAAGCCTTCTAGTCATCACTGCACCGTCCTTGTCAGTTACTTTTACAAACGAGTCGATCATGTCGAAGTCAACGTTCTTCGGCAGAATGTCTTCGCCAATGCCTTCGGTGGCGTACGGGTAAATCTCCTTTTCATCAAATTCGCCTGTCTCCTTATATTTTTTGAAAACAGAGCCATACGTATCGATTCCGACCGTGATCAGGTCCGGGTTTTTCTCTTTCAGGTACTTTGATGTGCCGGAAACCGTGCCGCCGGTACCCACGCCTGTGATAAAGTGCGTGATTTTGCCATCTGTCTGATCCCAAAGCTCGGGGCCGGTCGTCTCGTAATGGGCCGCCGCGTTGGAGGTGTTATCGTACTGGTTCGGGTAGAATGAGTTCGGGATTTCCTGGTTCAGGCGCTTAGCCACAGAATAGTAGGAATCCGGGTGGTCAGGCGCCACGTTGGTAGGGCAAACGATCACCTCAGCACCCACGGCACGCAGCACGTCCATTTTCTCCTTGCTCTGCTTATCAGACAAGGTAAAAATGCACTTATACCCTTTGGCAATGGCAGCAAGTGCCAGGCCCATGCCCGTATTACCGGATGTGCCCTCTATGATGGTTCCGCCCGGCTTCAGCAAACCCGCTTTCTCGGCATCCTCAATCATTTTAACAGCCATGCGGTCCTTTACAGAGTTGCCCGGGTTAAAATACTCGACTTTGGCCAGCACTGTAGCCTTTACGCCGTCCGTTACGTTATTCAGCTTAACCAGTGGCGTATTACCCACTGCTTCTATAATATGATTCAGATACTTCATCTGTTTTCTATTTTGGATTTTGGTGCAAATGTAAGGAAAATAACTTTGCCTGTTGTGTTCAACATTGCTTGGCTCTTAGGCCTTGGGCAGTGGGAAGTAAGACAGGCACAGCGGGAAAGGCACAACGGTTTACAGTACAGCTGCACTCCCTTTGCCTGGCCGCCCTGTATAACCCGAAGCATGGGATGCGGGTTCCGGGGCAGCCCTTATATTAGCCGTAACAATTTTTTGTTCAGGCCACAAAAAAGCCTATTTTTGCACAACCTTATACTAGTACCGTCTATACACAACTAAATAAGATACACATGAGTGTTTTAGTAAATAAAGATTCAAAAGTGATCGTACAGGGCTTTACCGGCACTGAGGGATCGTTCCATGCAGAGCAGATGATCGAGTACGGCACGAACGTAGTTGGTGGCGTAACGCCTGGCAAAGGTGGTTCTACTCACCTCGACCGTCCGGTGTTCAACACTGTTGCCGAGGCTGTTGAGAAGGCTGGCGCTAACGTGTCCATCATTTTCGTACCACCTGCTTTCGCTGCTGACGCTATCATGGAAGCCGCTGACGCTGGCATCAAGGTTATCGTGGCGATCACTGAGGGAATCCCTGTGAAGGACATGGTGCAGGCTAAAAACTACCTGAAGAACAAGGAAGTGACCCTGATCGGTCCTAACTGCCCAGGTGTTATCACTCCGGGTGAGGCAAAAGTTGGTATCATGCCAGGTTTCGTGTTCAAGTCAGGTCGTATCGGTATCGTGTCTAAGTCTGGTACCTTGACGTATGAGGCTGCCGACCAGATCGTGAAAGCTGGCTTGGGTATTTCCACTGCCATCGGTATCGGTGGTGACCCGATCATCGGAACGCCAACTAAAAATGCGGTTGAATTGCTGATGAACGACCCGGAGACGGATGCGATTGTAATGATCGGTGAAATTGGCGGTAACTACGAGGCAATGGCTGCACAGTATATCCGCGAAACCGGCAACAAAAAGCCAGTGGTTGGTTTCATCGCTGGCCAAACTGCTCCTGCCGGTCGCCGTATGGGCCACGCTGGTGCTATTGTGGGTGGTGCTGATGATACAGCTGCCGCTAAAATGAAGATCATGCGCGAAAACGGCATCCACGTGGTGGAGTCTCCTGCCGAGATTGGCGACGCGATGGTAAAAGCGCTTCAGGAAGCTGGCATCAACGCATAAGTAGACATATAATTCTGCGCTCGTACTTGGGTATTTATACTTGCAAGTATGCGCTATAAAGTATAAAAAGAGAAAGGCTGCCCCGCAAAGGCAGCCTTTCTCTTTTTATACTTCCTGATATCAGAGCTTTTCGCTTTGCTTTATACTACGCCCACCACCTGCTCTTTTTTGCGTGAGCGGATGTGTTCAGGAATGGAACTTATAATTTCCTGCTTCAGTGCTTCTATGAGCTTGCGCTTCAGGAAGCTGCGGTGCACCACCATGCTTACTTCGCGCAGCGGCTGGGGCTCCTGAAACCCATGCACCAGCTTTAGCTTATCTTCCGCCAAATCCAGTACTGAGAGTTCGGGCAGCAGCGTGAGGCCATGCTGCGTTTCCACGATGCGCTTGAGGGTTTCCAGCGATCCGCTTTTATAGTCGAGGTGGCCTCCCTGGCCATTAGCCATGCTCCCGCCGCGGTTGCAGATATTGAGCACCTGGCTTCGGAAGCAATGTCCTTCGTTCAGCACCCACAGCTCATTCAGATCCAGCTGGTCGGCCGTTATCGCCTTTTGCTGTGCAAGCGGGTGTTTAGAGTTGATATAAGCCACAAAGGCCTCGTAAAACAGCGGCAGCTCCTTGATGGTCTTGTTTTCAAGCGGCGTTACCAGCAGCCCCACGTCCAGCAGCTCATGGTTTAGCTTTTCAACGATCTGGCTGGTCATCAGCTCCTGCACCACCACCCGTACGTGTGGGTTCTTCTCCAGGAAACCTGTAATGAACAGCGGAATCAGGTAAGGGGCCAGCGTAGGAATAACGCCGATGCGCAGCTCACCGCTTAGCTCCTGCTTCTGGTCCTGCACAATCTCCTGTATCTTCCGGCTCTCAGCCAGCACCACCCGCGCCTGCGCAATAATCTCGTGGCCTATCTCAGTGGGCCGTACCGGCACCCTACTTCGGTCAAAGAGCTGCACCCCCATCTCCTCTTCCAGCTTCTGGAGCTGCATGCTTAAGGTGGGCTGCGTGATGTGGCAATGTTCTGCGGCCGTGGCGAAATGGCGGTGCGTATCTACCGCCACCAGATATTCTAATTGAACAAGTGTCATGTATCATCTACTTAAATGCTGCTCAAATATACTTTATAAACTATAGCTATAAAAGTATACTATTAATTGCTTTGATAGATGAAAACTTTATACATAAGTATTGAGACAGAAATATCTTACACTAGTTTATCATCCTGAAAGGATCTTGTGGGCAAGCTCGGGAAGCACTAATTGCCTGCTTCTGCCGTTCGCCACCAAGATCCTTTCAGGATGACAATAAAAAATACATCTAGCTATTTATGTCCTCCTACTTACCAGTGATGATTCTAATTATCTGGAACGCTGCGGAAGCATCAGACATAAAAAAACCGCCTGCCACTCACGTAGCAGGCGGTTAACCTTATATAATATCAAGTAAAAGCTTATTTCGCGTAGCTAACAGCGCGCATCTCCCGGATTACCGTAATCTTGATCTGGCCCGGATACTGCATTTCCTTCTCGATCTTCTGCGAAATTTCATAGGAAAGCTGTGCTGCTTTTTCGTCCGTTACATTGTCGGCATCCACCATCACGCGCAACTCACGGCCCGCTTGGATAGCGTAGCACTGGTTAACGCCTTCAAACGAAACAGCGGTTTCTTCCAACTCCTTCAGGCGCTTGATGTACGACTCCATAATCTCGCGGCGGGCACCTGGTCTTGAGCCAGAGATGGCGTCGCAGGCCTGCACCAGCGGGGAAACCATGGCGGTCATTTCTACTTCATCGTGGTGAGCGCCGATGGCGTTGCACACATCCGGATGCTCTTTATACTTCTTGGCCAGTTCCATACCGATAATCGCGTGCGGAAGTTCCGGCTCGTCTGGCGTTACCTTGCCAATATCGTGCAGCAGGCCGGCGCGCTTCGCGTGCTTCACGTTCAGGCCAAGTTCGGCCGCCATCGTGGCGCAAAGGTTGGCCACTTCGCGTGAGTGCTGCAGCAGGTTCTGACCGTAAGACGAGCGGAAACGCATGCGGCCCACCATCTTGATCAGCTCTGGGTGCAGACCGTGAATACCCAGATCAATAGCCGTACGCTCACCGATCTCTACAATCTCTTCCTCTATGTTTTTGCGGGTCTTGGTCACCACCTCCTCAATGCGGGCCGGGTGAATACGACCATCGGCCACCAGGCGGTGCAACGACAGACGGGCAATTTCGCGGCGAACCGGGTCGAAGCCAGAGATAATAATCGCCTCCGGGGTATCATCCACAATGATTTCTACACCTGTAGCGGCTTCAAGGGCGCGGATGTTACGGCCTTCACGACCAATGATCTTGCCTTTAATGTCGTCGCTCTCGATGTTGAATACCGACACGCAGTTTTCAATAGCATGCTCTGCTGCTGTGCGCTGTATGGTTTCAATAACGATCTTCTTTGCCTCTTTGGTAGCCGTAAGCTTGGCCTGGGCCACAATATCTTTGATATGGGAGGAGGCATGCGACTGTGCTTCGCTTTTCAGGGCCTCCACCAGCTGCTCACGCGCTTCGGCGGCCGTTAAGCCAGCAATCTTCTCCAGCTGCCCTACGATCTCCTGGTGCTGCTGCTCTACCTCTTCTTTGCGCTTGTTCAGCTGCTCCTGCTGTGCACGCAGGTTGTCTTTTTCCTTATCGAACTGCGCCTGCAGGCCGTCTTTCTCTTTCTGCAGATCAGCTTCGAGGCGCTTGGCCTGCTCCATCTGCTTCTGCACCTGCTGCTCGCGCTGCTTTACCTTGGCTTCGTTCTGGATGATGATGTTCTTCTTCTTGTTCACATCGTCCTCGAACTCGGACTTCAGCTTCAGGTATTTCTCCTTCGCCTCCAGGATACGGTCTTTCTTGGTGCTTTCAGCCTCAATCTCGGCCTCACGAATGATGTTCTTGGCACGCTGACGCGCGTCTTCCTCCTGCTGCTTGTAGACCTTCTGCAGCAGCGAGCGCCCAATGAAAACGCCCACTGCGAGCGCCACCAGGGCTGTTAGTAAAATGTAAATGATATCTGGCATATAATACGCGTTTATGGTTTAAAACGCATAGCAAGTGCCTGCAAGAGACAAAGTGTGAGCTTGTTTTCCTTAACGAAGTATAAACCGGGGCCAGGGCGGCCGCCTGTTCTTATTTATTCACTGATGATAAGAGGTTTTCCAGAACCTGCAGGTGCTGATCCACTTTGGTCACGTCTGAGGCCTTTTCATCCTCCAGCTTCATCTTCTCCACCATGGTTTCAAACGCCACCATAGCCAGCAGATCCTGCTTTTCCTGTATCCCAAACTGATCCTTAAAAAAGCGCAGGCGCTCGTTCAGCACCTTGCCCACTGCCCTAATTCTTTCTTCTTCCTCTTCCTTCACCCGCATCGGATACTCGCGTTCCGCAATGCGAATCTTGATCGATAATTCACTCATCCGTTGCGTGGTTTATGGGTAAGCTTACCTGCCTTTCTGTGCTGCCGCCAGCCCTATTGGCCAGCTTTACGCGCTCATACTTAGTCTTGTAGGTAAGCGATACACTTATCAATTTCCCTAATGTATTCGTTTAGCTTAAGCTTTAACTCTGTCGAATTTGCAGTGTTTCCTGCT
Above is a window of Pontibacter akesuensis DNA encoding:
- a CDS encoding DUF502 domain-containing protein; translated protein: MKNLFRYFLNGLLIIAPIAITVFIVVGIIDWMDSLFDLGIPGLGILLMVVLLTIVGFIGSSFFVKPFLVIMERLLHKVPLVSIIYSSIKDLFDAFVGDNQKFNKPVLVKMTEDSENYKMGFVTQEELLQLNVEDKVAVYFPHSYNFSGELFLVPMRNVTYLDLPSSEVMKFIVSGGVSKL
- a CDS encoding 4-hydroxy-3-methylbut-2-enyl diphosphate reductase, encoding MNVTIDKNSGYCFGVEFAIQMAEDEMEHCEELYCLGDIVHNGMEVKRLYEKGLRIIDREQLKELRDCKVLIRAHGEPPETYQLALENNIELIDASCPVVLKLQNRVKHAFDAGKPDNAQVVIYGQVGHAEVIGLAGQTRDEAIIVTTEEDLEKIDFTRPVTLFSQTTKSTKGFYHIKSLIEERLQQANQDSTAVPNLNANDSICRQVSNREPQLAKFSTEHDVIVFVSGRKSSNGKALYGVCKHHNPNSYFIESEEELQEEWFADAQTVGVCGATSTPMWLMEQVATSINALEPEQV
- the cmk gene encoding (d)CMP kinase — translated: MKKIVIALDGYSSCGKSTTAKLVAAELNYAYIDTGAMYRAVTLYFLQNHVSRTNPKEIKEALKNIEVEFHYNPKKKRNEVYLNGLNVEDEIRKMYISNQVSEVSVIAEVRHAMVAEQQRMGRKRGVVMDGRDIGTAVFPDAEVKIFMTADVDMRAKRRQVELLEKNQLVNLDEIKENLQKRDRIDSTRAESPLRRAEDAVLLDTTHMTIDEQVEFVLEHVTAHLLNKECAEQQK
- the ade gene encoding adenine deaminase — its product is MHNDFSVSGHIIDIHNSEIYQGTVHVSNGRISKIVREANSGTNYILPGFVDAHVHVESSMLVPSEFARLAVPHGTVATVSDPHEIGNVLGVKGVEYMVENGKKVPFKFYFGAPSCVPATPFETAGAEITAADIETLFQRDEIKYLAEMMNWPGVLNRDPDVMEKIELAKKCGKAVDGHAPGLMGEQAKLYASAGITTDHECFTAEEALDKLDAGMKILIREGSAAKNFEALIELLPEHYQNIMFCSDDKHPDNLVEGHINLLVKRALAKGNDLFHVLQAACVNPVTHYKLEVGLLREGEAADFILVDNPKDFNVQATYINGALVAEQGKSKIAYTPSEEINNFETDIKVEAQFEVALGDASRIRVIEAYDGQLITKEVWATPKVDNGFIISDVAQDVLKIAVVNRYENSIPAVAFIKNVGLKEGAIASSVGHDSHNIVAVGVDDASITRAVNLIIEAKGGVAAVAGEKEQLLPLPVAGIMSAQDGYKVAEAYSAIDRMSKEMGSTLASPFMTLSFMALLVIPSLKLSDKGLFNGDVFEFVPVAE
- a CDS encoding response regulator, producing MRKLSGVLLIDDDDTTNFLNQRLLDRMEVTDNIRTFVNGKQAFDYLYNVSNNNYEEESSNYFLPELIFLDINMPVMDGFELLDLYERLDASFRERIVMAVLTTSTHPQDTANSKKYNAEYLTKPLTAEKVTALLNQHFKTQEENTK
- the sucD gene encoding succinate--CoA ligase subunit alpha, producing MSVLVNKDSKVIVQGFTGTEGSFHAEQMIEYGTNVVGGVTPGKGGSTHLDRPVFNTVAEAVEKAGANVSIIFVPPAFAADAIMEAADAGIKVIVAITEGIPVKDMVQAKNYLKNKEVTLIGPNCPGVITPGEAKVGIMPGFVFKSGRIGIVSKSGTLTYEAADQIVKAGLGISTAIGIGGDPIIGTPTKNAVELLMNDPETDAIVMIGEIGGNYEAMAAQYIRETGNKKPVVGFIAGQTAPAGRRMGHAGAIVGGADDTAAAKMKIMRENGIHVVESPAEIGDAMVKALQEAGINA
- a CDS encoding hydrogen peroxide-inducible genes activator; protein product: MTLVQLEYLVAVDTHRHFATAAEHCHITQPTLSMQLQKLEEEMGVQLFDRSRVPVRPTEIGHEIIAQARVVLAESRKIQEIVQDQKQELSGELRIGVIPTLAPYLIPLFITGFLEKNPHVRVVVQELMTSQIVEKLNHELLDVGLLVTPLENKTIKELPLFYEAFVAYINSKHPLAQQKAITADQLDLNELWVLNEGHCFRSQVLNICNRGGSMANGQGGHLDYKSGSLETLKRIVETQHGLTLLPELSVLDLAEDKLKLVHGFQEPQPLREVSMVVHRSFLKRKLIEALKQEIISSIPEHIRSRKKEQVVGVV
- the rny gene encoding ribonuclease Y, whose protein sequence is MPDIIYILLTALVALAVGVFIGRSLLQKVYKQQEEDARQRAKNIIREAEIEAESTKKDRILEAKEKYLKLKSEFEDDVNKKKNIIIQNEAKVKQREQQVQKQMEQAKRLEADLQKEKDGLQAQFDKEKDNLRAQQEQLNKRKEEVEQQHQEIVGQLEKIAGLTAAEAREQLVEALKSEAQSHASSHIKDIVAQAKLTATKEAKKIVIETIQRTAAEHAIENCVSVFNIESDDIKGKIIGREGRNIRALEAATGVEIIVDDTPEAIIISGFDPVRREIARLSLHRLVADGRIHPARIEEVVTKTRKNIEEEIVEIGERTAIDLGIHGLHPELIKMVGRMRFRSSYGQNLLQHSREVANLCATMAAELGLNVKHAKRAGLLHDIGKVTPDEPELPHAIIGMELAKKYKEHPDVCNAIGAHHDEVEMTAMVSPLVQACDAISGSRPGARREIMESYIKRLKELEETAVSFEGVNQCYAIQAGRELRVMVDADNVTDEKAAQLSYEISQKIEKEMQYPGQIKITVIREMRAVSYAK
- a CDS encoding cell division protein ZapA yields the protein MSELSIKIRIAEREYPMRVKEEEEERIRAVGKVLNERLRFFKDQFGIQEKQDLLAMVAFETMVEKMKLEDEKASDVTKVDQHLQVLENLLSSVNK